The proteins below come from a single Calditerrivibrio sp. genomic window:
- the mltG gene encoding endolytic transglycosylase MltG: protein MFFRAITILLIPIFVLSFLLGFWIYTNESFLENQRITTAIKIKKGEKFSTVYEKLLKGVSPPFLFDLYLKKVKRFPEKMKFGYYEADNITLNEFLKNIEDGKESRFKITIPEGFTINDIAQKLKETSDIDSEAFLRLSKDKKFITRLTGYPYPSLEGFIYPDTYFITSDVTAEIFIEQAYKNFLQKLPENFEENLKRFSLTFYEGLILASIVQKETYLESEYPIVSSVFINRLKLGMPLQSDPTIIYGLGTKFDGNLRKTDLRDENNIYNTYTHKGLPPTPICNPSIGALKGVAYPANTNYLYFVSKNDGSHIFAKDYNEHLNNIKKYQLSR from the coding sequence ATGTTTTTTAGAGCCATCACAATCTTACTGATACCTATCTTTGTACTATCCTTTTTACTTGGGTTTTGGATATATACAAATGAATCATTTTTAGAAAACCAAAGGATAACAACAGCCATAAAAATAAAGAAAGGTGAAAAATTTAGTACAGTTTATGAAAAGCTCTTAAAGGGGGTGTCCCCCCCTTTTTTGTTCGACCTCTACCTAAAAAAGGTAAAGAGATTTCCAGAAAAGATGAAATTCGGTTATTATGAAGCAGACAATATTACGCTTAACGAATTCCTTAAAAACATTGAAGATGGTAAAGAAAGTAGGTTTAAGATAACAATCCCAGAAGGTTTTACAATAAATGACATCGCCCAGAAACTCAAAGAAACCAGTGATATAGACTCAGAAGCTTTCTTACGCCTTAGCAAAGATAAAAAATTTATCACCCGATTAACAGGATACCCCTACCCCTCTCTTGAAGGCTTTATATATCCAGACACATACTTTATCACCAGCGATGTTACTGCTGAAATATTTATAGAACAAGCTTATAAAAACTTTTTACAAAAGCTACCTGAAAACTTTGAAGAAAATCTGAAAAGATTTAGCTTAACCTTCTATGAAGGGCTGATTCTGGCATCTATTGTTCAGAAAGAAACATACTTGGAATCTGAATATCCAATTGTATCCTCTGTATTTATTAATAGATTAAAACTAGGGATGCCCCTACAATCTGATCCAACCATCATTTACGGCTTAGGTACCAAATTTGATGGTAACTTAAGAAAAACTGATTTAAGAGATGAAAATAATATCTACAATACCTACACCCATAAAGGCCTTCCCCCAACCCCTATCTGCAATCCATCTATTGGGGCTTTAAAGGGTGTAGCTTACCCAGCTAACACAAACTATCTCTATTTCGTATCCAAAAACGATGGATCCCATATATTTGCCAAAGATTATAACGAACACCTGAACAATATAAAAAAATATCAGCTTTCGAGGTAA
- the carA gene encoding glutamine-hydrolyzing carbamoyl-phosphate synthase small subunit yields MSKAYLVFEDGLVMEGKSFGAEGESAGEVVFNTSMTGYQEILTDPSYYGQMVTMTYPLIGNYGINEEDFESVKPFVSAFIVKEYSQIYSNYRATVSLGDFLKRYGIIGIEGIDTRMVVRHIREAGSMNAIISTVETDIEKLKKKAKEIPSIVGQDLVQYVTCQEPYEWTEGSWMLQGGFYKPSQFKKHVVALDFGIKRNILRYLVDEGCRVTVVPAKTSFDEIQKLKPDGVFISNGPGDPAPLHYAIETVAKVTEYYPSFGICLGNQLLALAYGGSTYKLKFGHHGGNQPVKDLTTGKVEITAQNHCFAVEINDILDKFEITHINLNDNTVEGIKHKTKPVFAVQYHPENGPGPHDAKYLFRRFVELL; encoded by the coding sequence ATGTCTAAAGCTTACCTTGTATTTGAAGATGGCCTTGTAATGGAAGGAAAGAGTTTCGGTGCAGAAGGTGAATCTGCAGGAGAAGTAGTTTTCAATACCTCTATGACCGGGTATCAAGAGATCCTCACTGACCCTTCATACTATGGTCAAATGGTTACAATGACCTACCCACTGATAGGTAACTACGGTATAAATGAAGAAGACTTTGAATCAGTAAAACCCTTTGTATCTGCTTTTATTGTAAAAGAGTATAGCCAAATTTACTCCAACTACAGAGCCACAGTCTCCTTAGGTGATTTTTTAAAGAGATATGGAATAATTGGGATAGAAGGGATAGATACAAGAATGGTCGTTCGTCATATCAGAGAAGCTGGCTCCATGAACGCCATCATATCCACAGTGGAAACAGACATAGAAAAGCTCAAAAAGAAAGCGAAGGAGATACCATCAATTGTAGGTCAAGACTTAGTCCAATATGTAACTTGCCAAGAGCCTTATGAGTGGACAGAAGGTAGTTGGATGCTACAGGGGGGCTTTTACAAACCAAGTCAATTTAAAAAACATGTGGTAGCATTAGACTTTGGTATAAAGAGGAATATATTGAGATACCTTGTGGATGAAGGGTGTAGAGTTACTGTGGTACCAGCCAAAACCAGCTTTGATGAGATCCAAAAACTAAAACCTGACGGTGTATTTATTTCAAACGGCCCCGGTGATCCTGCGCCATTACACTACGCCATAGAAACGGTAGCAAAAGTCACAGAGTACTACCCCTCCTTTGGAATCTGTCTGGGAAATCAACTTCTTGCACTAGCCTATGGTGGTTCCACGTATAAGTTAAAGTTTGGTCATCATGGTGGAAATCAACCGGTAAAGGATTTAACCACTGGTAAGGTGGAGATCACAGCTCAAAACCACTGTTTTGCTGTTGAAATAAACGATATACTGGACAAATTTGAAATAACCCATATAAACCTAAATGACAATACCGTAGAGGGTATAAAACACAAAACAAAACCTGTATTTGCCGTTCAATACCACCCTGAAAACGGTCCCGGCCCCCATGATGCCAAATACCTATTCAGAAGGTTTGTCGAGTTGCTTTGA